In Clostridium sp., one DNA window encodes the following:
- the ftsH gene encoding ATP-dependent zinc metalloprotease FtsH, whose product MFNNKKFNGNKMKYGIYYALVVAIIVFVLNDYLSNIKSDHIQYSDFVNYINENKISEVQISRDKLIIIPKNQSAGKVLYTEKVDDPDLIKKLDNAKVKYGGVPQENTAMKNFITGWVLPILIFMILGRLIMGRLDKKMGSGVMSFGKNTAKIYAENETGVNFKDVAGQEEAKESLVEIVDFLHNSKKYVEIGARLPKGALLVGPPGTGKTLLAKAVAGEAGVPFFSISGSAFVEMFVGMGAARVRDLFKQAQEKAPCIVFIDEIDAIGKSRDGNMSGNDEREQTLNQLLAEMDGFDSSKGVVILAATNRPEVLDKALLRPGRFDRRVIVDRPDLKGREDILKVHIKGVRVSPDVNLNSIAKSTPGAVGADLANIINEAALRAVKNRREFVEQEDLEDAVEVIIAGKEKKDRILSPEEKRQVAYHEVGHALIAALLKHTDPVHKITIVPRTMGALGYTMQLPQEEKYLNTKEEMMDQICVMLGGRSAEEVKFNSISTGAANDIERATQTARSMVTMYGMTDRFDMMGLESMQNRYLDGRPVQNCSAETAAIIDNETLNIIRKCHEKSRKILMDNMELLNIISHTLVEKETLMGDEFMDIIHRYEEKDGRSIDV is encoded by the coding sequence ATGTTCAATAATAAGAAATTCAATGGCAACAAGATGAAATATGGCATTTACTATGCTCTAGTTGTAGCCATAATTGTATTTGTATTAAATGATTATCTGAGCAATATAAAATCCGATCATATACAATATAGTGATTTTGTAAATTACATTAATGAGAATAAAATTTCGGAAGTTCAGATAAGCAGGGATAAGCTGATTATTATTCCCAAAAATCAAAGCGCTGGAAAAGTCCTTTATACTGAAAAAGTGGATGACCCTGATCTGATTAAAAAACTGGATAATGCAAAAGTCAAATATGGAGGTGTTCCCCAGGAAAATACGGCAATGAAAAATTTTATTACCGGATGGGTACTTCCAATTTTGATTTTTATGATTCTTGGAAGATTGATAATGGGACGACTGGACAAGAAAATGGGAAGCGGGGTAATGTCATTTGGCAAAAATACTGCAAAAATATATGCAGAAAATGAAACTGGTGTCAACTTCAAGGATGTAGCGGGACAGGAAGAAGCAAAGGAATCATTGGTGGAAATAGTTGATTTTCTGCATAATTCCAAGAAATATGTTGAGATAGGGGCAAGACTGCCAAAAGGCGCACTGCTTGTAGGACCGCCTGGAACAGGGAAGACACTTCTGGCAAAGGCAGTAGCAGGAGAAGCCGGTGTGCCTTTCTTTTCAATATCGGGTTCAGCATTTGTAGAGATGTTTGTGGGGATGGGTGCCGCCAGAGTAAGGGATCTGTTCAAACAGGCACAGGAAAAGGCTCCATGTATAGTGTTTATTGATGAAATAGACGCCATAGGAAAGAGCAGGGACGGCAACATGTCCGGAAACGATGAAAGAGAACAGACATTGAATCAGCTTCTGGCGGAAATGGATGGATTTGATTCTTCAAAAGGAGTAGTAATACTTGCAGCCACAAACAGGCCGGAAGTTCTGGATAAAGCTCTTCTCAGACCCGGCAGGTTCGACAGGAGGGTGATAGTTGACAGACCTGATTTAAAAGGCAGGGAAGATATACTTAAAGTTCATATAAAAGGTGTCAGGGTTTCGCCGGATGTGAATTTGAATTCCATAGCAAAGTCCACTCCCGGAGCTGTAGGTGCTGATCTTGCCAATATAATAAATGAAGCGGCACTAAGGGCAGTTAAAAACAGGCGGGAATTTGTGGAACAGGAGGATCTGGAAGATGCAGTTGAAGTAATTATAGCCGGCAAGGAAAAGAAGGATAGAATATTGTCTCCCGAGGAAAAAAGGCAGGTAGCCTACCATGAAGTAGGGCATGCACTGATAGCGGCACTGCTGAAACATACAGATCCAGTTCACAAGATAACTATAGTCCCTAGAACCATGGGAGCTCTTGGTTATACAATGCAGCTTCCACAGGAGGAGAAGTATTTGAATACAAAAGAAGAAATGATGGATCAGATATGTGTCATGCTGGGAGGAAGATCTGCTGAAGAGGTTAAATTCAACAGCATATCCACAGGAGCAGCCAATGATATTGAGAGGGCAACCCAGACGGCAAGGAGCATGGTTACCATGTATGGAATGACTGACAGATTTGATATGATGGGATTGGAGTCCATGCAAAACAGATATCTGGACGGCAGGCCGGTTCAAAATTGCAGTGCGGAAACTGCAGCTATTATTGACAATGAAACGTTGAATATAATAAGAAAGTGCCATGAAAAATCCAGGAAGATACTCATGGACAATATGGAACTTTTAAATATAATATCACATACTCTTGTAGAGAAGGAAACCCTCATGGGTGATGAATTTATGGATATAATACATCGGTATGAAGAAAAAGATGGCAGATCCATAGATGTTTAA
- the pepV gene encoding dipeptidase PepV: protein MKIDDRVDEIKDDIIKSIQDVVKIRSVTDKAKPGMPFGEGVGSTLEKALDIAENMGFKTVNLDGYVGYAEYGQGEDYVAVLGHLDVVPEGEGWAFPPYGAEIHDGKIYGRGTMDDKGPIITALYSLKVIKDLNLPLSRRVRIIFGTNEENGCSEIQYYKDREKAPVLGFTPDGEYPIIYAEKGITTFDLVKDIKVKSSGDIVVKHIKGGERANVVPNHCEAVLEARDPDSAAGIIEDLSHKNNFNANVQLKEGLILIKVEGLAAHGSTPELGKNAVMQMFKLLGDLKIEKSDIKDVIDFFNEYVGFETDGRSFGVYLEDKESGKLTFNVGAVDIDENKISFALNLRYPVTCKYEDMMKPFKNRISLLDFRIENMMHQKPLFFPESHPLIRSLKKVYEEQTGKKAELLAIGGGTYAKDMPNMVAFGPMIQGEPETIHNANEYIKIDHVVKNAKIYAHAIYELAK, encoded by the coding sequence ATGAAGATAGATGATAGAGTTGACGAGATCAAGGATGATATAATAAAATCCATTCAGGATGTTGTTAAAATAAGAAGTGTAACAGACAAAGCCAAACCAGGAATGCCTTTTGGTGAAGGTGTCGGCAGTACTCTTGAAAAAGCATTGGATATTGCAGAAAACATGGGATTCAAGACTGTCAACCTCGATGGATATGTGGGTTATGCCGAATATGGACAGGGAGAGGATTATGTTGCAGTCCTCGGGCATCTTGACGTAGTGCCTGAAGGAGAGGGATGGGCATTTCCGCCCTATGGTGCGGAAATCCATGACGGCAAAATATATGGAAGGGGAACTATGGATGACAAGGGACCGATTATAACGGCACTTTACTCTTTAAAGGTTATAAAGGACCTGAACCTTCCACTCTCCAGGAGAGTAAGAATTATATTCGGCACAAATGAGGAAAACGGCTGTTCCGAAATCCAGTATTACAAGGACAGGGAAAAAGCTCCTGTTCTTGGATTTACTCCGGATGGGGAATATCCCATCATTTATGCAGAAAAAGGTATAACTACTTTTGATTTGGTCAAAGATATTAAGGTGAAATCATCTGGAGATATAGTTGTAAAGCATATAAAAGGCGGAGAAAGGGCAAATGTAGTTCCAAATCACTGTGAAGCAGTTCTTGAAGCTAGAGATCCAGATTCAGCTGCAGGTATTATAGAGGATTTGTCACATAAAAATAACTTTAATGCAAATGTACAGTTAAAAGAAGGACTGATCCTTATAAAGGTTGAAGGACTTGCAGCCCACGGCAGTACGCCTGAACTGGGTAAAAATGCAGTAATGCAGATGTTTAAGCTTCTGGGGGATTTGAAGATTGAAAAATCTGATATAAAAGATGTTATAGATTTTTTCAATGAGTATGTAGGTTTTGAAACCGACGGCAGGTCTTTTGGTGTTTACCTTGAAGACAAGGAATCCGGCAAGCTCACTTTTAATGTAGGAGCTGTTGATATAGATGAAAATAAAATATCTTTTGCCCTCAATTTGAGATATCCTGTCACCTGCAAATATGAAGACATGATGAAACCTTTCAAAAATAGAATATCACTACTTGATTTTAGAATTGAAAACATGATGCATCAGAAACCACTGTTTTTTCCCGAAAGTCATCCGCTTATAAGGAGCCTTAAGAAAGTATATGAGGAACAAACTGGAAAAAAAGCTGAACTTCTTGCAATCGGAGGAGGCACTTATGCGAAAGACATGCCGAATATGGTTGCTTTCGGCCCGATGATTCAGGGAGAACCTGAAACTATCCACAATGCCAATGAATATATAAAAATTGATCATGTTGTTAAAAATGCTAAAATATATGCACATGCCATATATGAGCTGGCCAAATAG